One genomic window of Moorella glycerini includes the following:
- a CDS encoding ArsR/SmtB family transcription factor, translating to MTLKEWEKAFKALGQHLRLRIIALLAEQELCVCELEEILGITQPAISQHLRVLKEADLVWEEKVSQWVFYHLNKEKLAAVLQGWLAYLDVPLEAKKEFAVDYDKLQQLMENPKVACRPPQKRKDGAY from the coding sequence GTGACCTTAAAGGAGTGGGAAAAGGCTTTTAAAGCCCTGGGCCAGCATTTGCGACTGCGGATTATTGCCCTGCTGGCCGAACAGGAACTGTGCGTTTGCGAGCTGGAAGAGATCCTGGGCATAACCCAGCCGGCCATCTCCCAGCACCTGCGGGTCCTGAAAGAAGCTGACCTGGTCTGGGAGGAAAAAGTGAGCCAGTGGGTCTTTTACCACCTCAATAAAGAAAAGCTGGCCGCAGTCCTCCAGGGTTGGCTGGCCTACCTGGATGTACCCCTGGAAGCGAAGAAGGAGTTTGCCGTCGATTATGATAAGCTCCAACAACTAATGGAGAATCCGAAAGTTGCCTGCCGGCCGCCCCAGAAAAGGAAAGATGGCGCTTATTAA
- a CDS encoding DUF5320 domain-containing protein, translating to MCNYAGYGHNRGHDWGPQRGCCCHGHHPMGFHRHFLTAAEKKARLEEYLKELQAEVKAVEERLKKLGEGA from the coding sequence ATGTGTAACTATGCCGGTTACGGTCATAACCGTGGCCATGATTGGGGCCCGCAGCGGGGCTGCTGCTGCCACGGCCATCACCCCATGGGCTTCCACCGCCACTTTTTAACTGCTGCGGAGAAAAAAGCCCGCCTGGAGGAGTATCTTAAGGAGCTGCAGGCCGAAGTAAAAGCCGTGGAGGAAAGGCTGAAGAAACTGGGAGAAGGGGCTTAA
- a CDS encoding PadR family transcriptional regulator, with translation MCGYEPGGHHHRCDCRGARMEGFLQPCLLLLLYEKSTHGYELMESMNRLGLWEGVPDAGAVYRNLRRLEEEGLVRSHWSTGGPGPARRRYEITPEGIDYLHDWAVTIRRNKAALETFLRRYEDIFGQDKEMEKGN, from the coding sequence ATGTGCGGTTATGAACCCGGCGGGCATCACCATCGCTGCGATTGTCGCGGCGCCCGCATGGAAGGCTTTTTGCAGCCCTGCTTATTGTTGCTGCTCTATGAGAAATCCACCCACGGTTACGAGCTGATGGAAAGCATGAACCGCCTGGGGTTATGGGAGGGCGTTCCCGATGCCGGGGCCGTTTACCGCAACTTAAGGCGCCTGGAGGAAGAAGGCCTGGTACGGTCCCACTGGTCGACCGGCGGCCCGGGACCGGCCCGCCGCCGGTATGAGATAACCCCGGAAGGGATAGATTACCTCCATGACTGGGCGGTGACCATCCGGCGCAATAAAGCCGCCCTGGAAACCTTCCTGCGGCGTTACGAAGACATTTTTGGGCAGGACAAAGAGATGGAGAAGGGGAATTAA
- a CDS encoding permease, whose product MFTLLLYLLALGGLLISFGKDRHKTRLALMKGWKAFTNILPDFAVVLALIGIMLTYLSPHTIAALVGKNSGFPGMLASSIVGSVTLIPGFVAFPLAKSLLDRGAGIMQMAVFVSTLMMVGVVTAPLESRYFGKKETILRNSLSYVFSFIVAMIIGMVVGA is encoded by the coding sequence ATGTTTACCCTGCTTCTTTACCTGCTGGCCCTGGGCGGGCTGTTAATTTCTTTTGGGAAAGACCGCCATAAAACCAGGCTGGCTTTAATGAAAGGCTGGAAGGCCTTTACCAACATCTTACCCGACTTTGCTGTCGTCCTAGCCCTGATAGGGATCATGCTGACTTACCTGTCACCTCATACCATTGCCGCCCTGGTGGGCAAAAACAGCGGCTTCCCGGGCATGCTGGCCAGCTCCATAGTGGGCTCCGTTACCCTTATTCCCGGGTTTGTCGCCTTTCCCCTGGCCAAATCTTTGCTCGACCGGGGCGCCGGTATCATGCAGATGGCCGTCTTTGTTTCGACCCTGATGATGGTGGGCGTCGTCACCGCTCCCCTGGAAAGCAGGTATTTCGGTAAAAAAGAAACTATCCTCCGTAATTCTTTGAGCTATGTCTTTTCCTTTATCGTGGCTATGATCATCGGGATGGTGGTGGGAGCGTGA
- a CDS encoding permease yields MNLLNLIKTYRYFLLIILFDVVITVFHPGTGLTIFKYTAGNFAEMLAIIPPIFLLLGLLDVWVPRETIIRYLGEGSGLKGIVLSIVLGAAAAGPLYGAFPVAAVMAKKGTKYSNIIIFLCSWSTLKIPMFLFEMSALGIKFALTRWLVNIPGILAIAYIIDRLIGAEDKAEFYRRQMANP; encoded by the coding sequence GTGAACTTGCTTAACTTAATCAAGACTTACCGCTACTTTTTATTAATCATCCTCTTTGATGTGGTAATAACCGTCTTCCATCCCGGCACCGGCTTGACAATTTTTAAATACACCGCCGGTAACTTTGCCGAGATGCTCGCCATTATCCCGCCGATCTTTCTCCTCCTGGGCCTCCTAGATGTCTGGGTACCGCGGGAAACAATTATCCGCTATCTAGGTGAGGGTTCCGGGCTAAAGGGCATTGTCCTAAGCATAGTACTGGGGGCAGCCGCCGCCGGGCCCCTTTACGGCGCCTTCCCGGTGGCCGCCGTCATGGCGAAGAAAGGCACCAAATACAGCAACATTATCATTTTCCTCTGTTCCTGGTCGACTTTAAAAATCCCTATGTTTCTCTTTGAAATGTCTGCCCTGGGCATAAAGTTTGCCCTGACCCGCTGGCTGGTCAACATCCCCGGGATACTGGCGATTGCTTATATTATCGACCGCCTCATAGGAGCGGAAGACAAAGCGGAATTCTACCGGCGCCAGATGGCAAATCCTTAA
- a CDS encoding (Fe-S)-binding protein has product MYLEKIDVTKVETCLADAEKIRLQAVLSQDIEELLPYLNTVIKNAVYNHYAKNLTFMKEFRLITLYPRKLTMAKAVNMTDALQVLDWLKDLINDTHRRQKEIPPLFTKKERPTALQIYKWLPGTNCRRCGQLTCLAFAARLLGGENALTDCPPLAEPENSERFNALQGLLG; this is encoded by the coding sequence TTGTATCTGGAAAAGATTGACGTCACCAAAGTGGAAACCTGCCTGGCCGATGCGGAAAAGATCCGCCTGCAGGCGGTTTTGAGCCAGGACATTGAGGAGTTATTACCCTACCTCAATACCGTGATTAAAAATGCCGTATATAACCATTACGCTAAAAACCTGACCTTTATGAAAGAGTTTCGGCTTATAACCCTTTACCCCCGCAAGCTTACCATGGCCAAAGCGGTCAATATGACGGACGCCCTCCAGGTGCTGGACTGGCTCAAGGATTTAATCAACGATACCCACCGGCGGCAAAAGGAAATCCCTCCTTTATTCACCAAAAAGGAGAGGCCCACAGCGCTGCAAATATACAAATGGCTGCCCGGGACCAATTGCCGCCGGTGCGGCCAGTTGACCTGCCTGGCTTTTGCCGCCAGGTTGCTGGGCGGTGAAAACGCCCTGACTGATTGCCCACCCCTGGCAGAGCCGGAAAATAGTGAACGCTTCAACGCCTTGCAGGGGTTGCTGGGGTAA